One window of Actinomycetota bacterium genomic DNA carries:
- a CDS encoding phosphopentomutase, whose product MRKKKRIILIVLDSVGVGELPDAHKYNDEGSNTLGNMAKVLGGLNLPNLEKMGLGNIISILGIEPQISPIANYGKMAEVSAGKESTIGHWEIMGLHLLKPFPTYPNGFPEEIMEKFHKAIGIKTLGNYPASGTEIIKILGDEHIQTKKPIVYTSADSVFQIAAHEDVISVEELYEICRKAREILTGEHSVGRVIARPFIGKSGKFIRTKRRKDFSLEPTEKTLLDYLKEKGGEVLAVGKIYDIFAGRGITKKFPTKSNIDGINKIINLIKKNIGDLIISNLIDFDMLYGHRNNPEGYAKALVEFDQNIPKIIDSMKYNDILFITADHGCDPTTPSTDHSREYVPLLVYGKDIKAGINLGKRKSFADVGKTISEILKVKVDIKGKSFAKQILL is encoded by the coding sequence TTGAGAAAAAAAAAGAGAATAATTTTGATTGTTCTGGATAGTGTAGGAGTTGGTGAATTACCAGACGCACATAAATATAACGATGAGGGTTCAAATACATTAGGTAATATGGCTAAAGTATTGGGTGGTTTAAATCTACCAAATTTAGAAAAAATGGGGTTAGGTAACATAATTTCTATATTGGGGATTGAACCACAAATATCACCAATAGCAAATTATGGAAAAATGGCTGAAGTATCAGCAGGAAAGGAGAGTACAATAGGACATTGGGAGATAATGGGTTTACATCTTCTTAAACCTTTTCCAACCTATCCCAATGGCTTTCCTGAAGAAATAATGGAAAAGTTTCACAAAGCAATTGGTATTAAAACACTAGGAAATTATCCAGCATCTGGAACAGAAATAATAAAGATTTTAGGCGATGAGCACATTCAAACAAAAAAACCTATAGTTTATACATCTGCAGATTCAGTTTTTCAAATTGCTGCTCATGAAGATGTTATTTCAGTAGAAGAACTATACGAGATTTGTAGAAAAGCAAGAGAAATATTAACTGGAGAACATTCTGTAGGTAGAGTAATAGCAAGACCTTTTATTGGAAAAAGCGGAAAATTTATTAGAACTAAAAGAAGAAAAGATTTCTCGTTAGAACCAACAGAAAAGACTTTACTTGATTATTTAAAAGAAAAGGGTGGAGAAGTTTTAGCTGTTGGAAAAATATATGATATTTTTGCAGGAAGGGGAATAACAAAAAAATTTCCTACAAAAAGTAATATAGATGGCATCAATAAAATTATCAATTTAATAAAGAAGAATATAGGAGACTTGATAATTTCTAACTTAATAGACTTTGATATGTTGTATGGTCATAGAAATAATCCAGAAGGTTATGCAAAAGCATTAGTTGAATTTGATCAAAATATACCTAAAATTATCGATTCTATGAAATATAATGATATACTTTTTATAACTGCTGATCATGGATGTGATCCTACCACTCCAAGTACTGATCATTCCAGAGAATATGTACCTTTATTAGTTTACGGTAAAGATATTAAAGCAGGTATAAATTTAGGTAAAAGAAAGAGTTTCGCTGATGTTGGCAAAACAATTTCTGAAATTCTAAAGGTAAAAGTAGATATCAAAGGTAAAAGCTTTGCAAAACAGATATTATTGTAA
- the xerD gene encoding site-specific tyrosine recombinase XerD: MKEEKIFEKVLRDFINYITVEKGLSQNTIDSYRRDIIKYLNYLQDSEIKSLDNIKREVISNFLNSLRKNRYSSTTVARMVTSIRSFSKLLLREGHCIHNPASHIKIPSTKKFLPKILSIAEVNLLLDFKDLITPLDFRNKAMLELMYASGVRVSELISLNVGDVDLEDGFLRCMGKGSKERIVPIGENSISSVKEYLKHGRLKLKPAFREYALFLNFRGKRLTRQGFWKILRERAKRVGLEKKVTPHVLRHSFATHLIENGAEIRAVQEMLGHSDISTTQIYTHLSQSYLKKIYYELHPRAHLER; the protein is encoded by the coding sequence ATGAAAGAAGAGAAAATATTTGAGAAGGTTTTAAGAGATTTTATTAATTACATTACTGTAGAAAAAGGATTATCGCAAAATACAATAGATTCATATAGAAGAGATATTATAAAATATTTAAATTACCTACAAGATAGTGAAATAAAATCTCTTGATAATATAAAAAGGGAAGTAATATCAAATTTTTTGAATTCACTCAGAAAAAATAGATATTCTTCTACTACAGTAGCAAGAATGGTCACATCGATCAGGTCTTTTTCTAAACTTTTACTTAGAGAGGGACATTGTATTCACAATCCAGCTTCTCATATAAAGATTCCTTCTACTAAAAAATTTCTTCCAAAAATTTTAAGTATTGCTGAAGTGAATCTTTTACTTGATTTCAAAGATTTAATAACGCCATTAGATTTTAGAAATAAGGCTATGTTAGAACTGATGTATGCAAGTGGTGTCAGAGTTTCTGAACTTATTTCATTGAATGTAGGTGATGTTGACTTGGAAGACGGATTTTTAAGATGCATGGGAAAGGGAAGCAAGGAGAGAATTGTTCCTATTGGGGAAAATTCAATATCATCTGTTAAAGAATATTTAAAACACGGTAGATTGAAACTTAAACCAGCTTTCAGGGAATATGCACTTTTTTTAAATTTCCGAGGTAAAAGACTTACCAGACAGGGTTTTTGGAAGATATTAAGAGAGAGAGCTAAGCGAGTTGGACTTGAAAAAAAAGTAACACCTCATGTTCTTAGACATAGTTTTGCCACTCATTTAATAGAAAATGGAGCTGAAATTAGAGCTGTTCAGGAAATGCTAGGTCATTCTGATATTTCAACTACCCAAATATATACACATCTAAGTCAATCCTATCTTAAGAAGATCTACTATGAATTACACCCCCGCGCTCACTTAGAAAGATAA
- a CDS encoding NUDIX hydrolase, protein MENKEFNFKERLIKSKEVFRGKLLKLTVSEVKLPDKNVTEREVVSHPGAVAIVPMTSHNEVVMVRQYRFAIERHTLELPAGTLEEGEKPIICAKREFEEEVKMRAKKWKKLISVYPSPGYCNEKIHIFLAKELEDLTEAGNKGENFKDVQNNIKNIRKSQVEVRKSEKDEFINRVIIPLEEAKNKIFSGEIIDAKTIIGIMLASLKHHKK, encoded by the coding sequence ATGGAAAATAAAGAATTTAATTTTAAAGAAAGATTAATAAAATCTAAAGAAGTTTTTAGAGGAAAACTTCTTAAATTAACCGTAAGTGAGGTAAAACTTCCTGACAAAAATGTTACAGAAAGAGAAGTTGTTTCTCATCCAGGAGCAGTAGCTATTGTTCCAATGACTTCACATAATGAAGTTGTTATGGTAAGACAATACAGATTTGCAATAGAAAGACATACTTTAGAGTTACCAGCTGGTACATTAGAAGAGGGCGAAAAACCTATTATTTGTGCAAAAAGGGAATTTGAAGAGGAAGTTAAAATGAGAGCAAAAAAATGGAAAAAGCTAATATCAGTTTACCCATCTCCTGGATATTGCAATGAGAAAATCCATATTTTTTTGGCAAAAGAACTTGAAGATTTAACTGAAGCAGGTAATAAAGGAGAGAATTTTAAAGATGTTCAGAATAATATTAAAAATATAAGAAAATCTCAAGTAGAAGTAAGAAAATCTGAGAAAGATGAATTTATTAATAGGGTAATAATTCCATTAGAGGAAGCTAAAAATAAAATCTTTAGTGGTGAAATAATAGATGCAAAGACTATTATAGGAATAATGTTAGCTTCTTTAAAACATCATAAAAAGTAA
- a CDS encoding CTP synthase produces the protein MTKYIFVTGGVMSSLGKGISSASLGRLLKSRGLKITLQKIDPYINVDPGTMNPLQHGEVFVTEDGAETDLDLGHYERFIDQNLTVDNNITSGRIYGKVISKERKGEYLGATVQMIPHITDEIKKHIRALVKREDFDIVITEVGGTVGDIESLPFLEAIRQLKNDLGKENVLYIHVTFIPYIKQIGELKTKPTQHSVKELRSIGIQPDIIICRSDRQLTKGAINKLSLFCDIEPEAIINNIDVEEIYKIPLYLQKEGLDEIVIKKLNLKPKESDMKDWKKMLDKATKSKEITKIGLVGKYTRLKDAYLSVNESLKHAGFANSCKVETTLINAEHLLDKDADEVLNKYHGILVPGGFGIRGIEGKINAINYARINKVPFLGICLGMQCAVIEFARNVAGFIDANSSEFNPETSNPVIDLLPEQKEIEEKGGTMRLGAYPCKLLPKTKAFNAYNKELIYERHRHRYEFNNDYLDDLTNKGLKISGKSPDGKLVEIIELKDHPWFVAGQFHPEFKSRPNRTHPLFREFIKAALEYKRKK, from the coding sequence ATGACTAAATACATTTTTGTTACAGGTGGTGTAATGTCTTCATTAGGTAAGGGTATTTCTTCTGCATCCTTAGGAAGACTACTTAAATCAAGAGGTCTAAAAATAACTCTTCAAAAGATTGATCCGTATATAAATGTTGATCCAGGAACAATGAATCCGCTTCAGCATGGTGAAGTATTTGTCACTGAGGATGGAGCTGAAACTGATCTTGATTTAGGACATTATGAGAGATTTATAGATCAAAACTTAACAGTAGACAATAATATAACTTCAGGAAGAATATATGGAAAAGTAATTTCAAAGGAGAGAAAAGGGGAATATCTTGGAGCTACAGTTCAGATGATTCCACACATAACAGATGAGATAAAAAAACATATAAGAGCATTAGTAAAAAGAGAAGATTTTGATATTGTGATTACAGAAGTAGGGGGTACTGTTGGTGATATTGAAAGCCTTCCATTTTTAGAAGCTATACGCCAATTAAAAAATGACCTTGGGAAAGAGAATGTCCTCTATATACATGTAACCTTCATTCCATATATAAAACAGATTGGAGAATTAAAAACTAAACCAACTCAACATAGTGTTAAGGAGTTAAGAAGTATAGGAATACAACCTGATATCATAATTTGTAGATCAGATAGACAATTAACTAAGGGGGCTATAAATAAATTAAGTTTATTTTGTGATATAGAGCCAGAAGCAATTATCAATAATATAGATGTAGAAGAGATATATAAAATTCCACTCTATCTGCAAAAAGAGGGTCTGGATGAAATTGTTATAAAAAAGCTCAATTTAAAACCCAAAGAATCAGATATGAAAGACTGGAAAAAAATGTTGGATAAAGCAACTAAATCTAAAGAAATTACAAAAATAGGTTTAGTTGGAAAATACACAAGATTAAAAGATGCATATTTAAGTGTAAATGAATCTTTAAAACATGCTGGTTTTGCTAACAGTTGTAAAGTTGAGACAACCTTGATAAATGCTGAACATCTTTTAGATAAAGATGCAGATGAAGTTTTAAATAAATATCATGGAATATTAGTTCCTGGAGGATTTGGTATAAGAGGAATTGAAGGAAAAATAAATGCCATAAATTATGCAAGGATTAATAAAGTTCCATTTTTAGGAATCTGTTTAGGGATGCAATGTGCTGTTATAGAATTCGCAAGAAATGTTGCTGGATTTATTGATGCAAATAGTTCAGAATTTAATCCTGAAACCTCAAATCCAGTTATCGATTTACTTCCGGAACAAAAGGAAATCGAAGAAAAAGGTGGAACCATGAGACTGGGGGCATATCCGTGTAAATTATTGCCTAAAACTAAAGCATTTAATGCTTATAATAAGGAATTAATATATGAAAGACATAGACATAGGTATGAATTTAATAATGATTATTTAGATGATTTAACCAACAAAGGTTTAAAAATCAGTGGAAAATCACCAGATGGGAAGTTAGTAGAAATAATTGAGTTAAAAGATCATCCTTGGTTTGTAGCGGGGCAATTTCATCCCGAATTTAAGTCAAGACCTAATAGAACACACCCACTTTTTAGAGAATTCATAAAAGCTGCATTAGAATATAAAAGAAAGAAATAA